The Nitrosospira lacus genome window below encodes:
- the pdxJ gene encoding pyridoxine 5'-phosphate synthase: protein MIELGVNIDHVATLRQARGTTYPSPVEAAMVAESAGADAITLHLREDRRHIQDADVEILRNVLKTRMNLESAVTGEMIDFALRIRPQDVCLVPERREELTTEGGLDVVRHFEQVRQACGRLTNAGIRVSLFINADAAQIDAAARTGAPAIEIHTGQYADARTASEQQSELERIRVAVREGMGRGLKVNAGHGLHYHNVQPIAAIPGISELNIGHAIVAHALFIGLEQAVREMRKLMLEARK, encoded by the coding sequence ATGATCGAACTGGGTGTCAATATTGATCACGTCGCCACACTGCGACAGGCGCGAGGCACAACTTATCCGAGCCCTGTAGAAGCGGCGATGGTCGCGGAATCGGCTGGGGCAGATGCAATTACGCTGCACCTGCGCGAAGACCGCCGCCATATCCAGGACGCGGATGTGGAGATTCTACGCAATGTACTTAAAACCCGCATGAATCTGGAGAGCGCGGTGACAGGCGAAATGATAGATTTTGCGCTACGCATCCGTCCTCAGGACGTTTGCCTCGTGCCCGAGCGCCGCGAAGAACTGACCACCGAAGGAGGGCTCGACGTAGTGCGGCATTTTGAACAGGTGAGGCAGGCGTGCGGCAGGCTAACCAACGCGGGCATTCGCGTGTCGCTATTCATTAATGCCGACGCCGCCCAGATCGATGCCGCGGCGCGGACCGGCGCGCCGGCAATCGAGATCCACACAGGCCAATATGCCGATGCGAGAACCGCGAGCGAGCAACAGAGTGAGCTGGAACGAATTCGCGTTGCGGTAAGGGAAGGTATGGGCCGGGGACTGAAAGTCAATGCCGGGCACGGATTACATTATCATAATGTCCAGCCCATCGCGGCGATACCCGGGATATCCGAGCTTAATATCGGCCATGCCATCGTTGCCCATGCCCTGTTTATCGGCCTTGAACAGGCGGTACGGGAAATGAGAAAACTGATGCTGGAAGCGCGTAAA